DNA from Neovison vison isolate M4711 chromosome 12, ASM_NN_V1, whole genome shotgun sequence:
AAGAGGCTCGCTTCAGCTTGCTGTTTCCTAGAATTAGGATAAGGGAGTGACCCCAGGGATAGATGGCTGCGGTCGTCATGCCAAAAATAAACAGTAGTCTGTTTTCTGGCATATTGAAACATACTATCTCTATGACAATGCCTATAAAATACAAGATGAAGAGGAAGATAAAAGATATTAAAACTTTCATTGCTTTCACATGTGCTTCTGTACTGGGGTCTCGGGGTCCAGTGATCTTCATTTGCATGCGCCTGTTGTGTCTCCAGAGGGAAACGATTAACAAGAAACATGTAACCAGGCAGAGTGTAAAGAGAAGAATGACTCCTAGGTTGACCAAAATCTGCTTAGTAATGAACATACTTTTTGGCATGTTGAAGTCCCAGGTTGTATTTCCACTCCTCATTCTGTTATCATTAATAATCCTTGCAATTTGTGGAAAAGTAAATAACCATGAAATAAACAAGGATCCCATCAGAAGGTGAAGAACCCTATTGATCCTACCCTTCAGCCAGAGAAAAATATGGTGGGAAAAATTTGCTATCTTCAGGAAATAGAAGATACTGAGGCTGGTGGCAAACCAGATACTTGATTGATTGATAATTATCCATGAGTAACTAATAAAATCAATTAGTTTGCCAGAGTAATACATATCTGGAGAGAAGAGCTTTATGAGTCCATCTGTAATTATTAACAATATCAGAAAAACTCTGGAAGTAGCTAAGCCAGTGAGAATAAAGCCAATCATCGAAAACTTTTTGTTCTTCACATAGTCTACACAGTTGACAAGTCCAATAAAACCATTCCCTAGAACTCCCAGTACCGCTTCACTAACTGCTATAAAAATGAGAAGGCCTTCCCGTATGCTTATCATATCTGCCAGTTCCTAGTATTGCTTCTGTTACATTACATTTATGTTACCTGCTGCAGAATGAGACGAATGTTAGCTGCTTgatggaagaatttttttcttctatttcattacataaatacttaaaaatacccCTAAAATGCCTTGTGATGGAATCGGAAATGTCTTCATGGAGACCACCTCCGTTTCATTTATAACTTAGCGAGTCTGGGGAACATGTGTTCAGACTGAATGCCTTACGTGCGATTTGTGAAGATGCAAATGAAAGTTTCTGTTTCATGGATTTCACTTATCCTCCTGTGAGATTATTTTGCATCTGTTAACCTGACTTGTGGAGTAGGAGTGTCAAATGTATACCCACAAGAAACAGAAcgaacagaaacaaaaatttgaCTTCATCCTTTTAAATATCAACTACAACTTCATCATTTGGGTTGTATTTATGACCGTTTAaacatatataaaggaaaaacagTTTATAGAGGTGGCAAATGAATCTAGCCAATGTAGACACTTCCTTTTAATAAGTAGAGGCATAAacacatttttgtcattttcctgaTAATTCAGGCAAAACACATTTTAAGTTTCAATATAAAGAGGACAATAGATTATGATTCAATTATATAGAAACACTGAGCAATTGCCACTTTGCGATGGAAATGGACTGATCCAGCGAGcataaaatcagtaaaaacaTAGCTGGATTCAATAGGATATAATTGACATCTATAGACTACTTCCTCCAACAAAAGCAGattatacatttttctcaagctcACCTGGAACATTCTTGAAAATAGACCGCCTTCTGCGCCACAAGGTACACCTTAACAAGTTTAAAGAGTAGAAATTATACAGCATCTGCTTTCAGACCAGAATGGAATTAAcaatcaataacagaaaggaactggaaaatccccaaatacagGGAGAAcaaacaacacatttctaaagAATGTGTGGGTCAAAGAAATAATcccaagagaaatttaaaatattttgaactaaagaaaatgaaaacacaacttctCAAATCTGGGAGATGCAGGGGAAGCAGAGCTTAGAAGGAAATACATAGCattgaatgcatatattagaCAAGAAGAAAGATCTATAATCATCATCTAAGCCTCCACCTTAGGAAACTTTTCttaggaaaagaagagcaaattcaacccagtaagcagaagaaaagaaataagaatttgagcagaaaacaatgaaactgaaagCAGGAAACCAATGgacaaaatcaatttaaaaaatgccacttccttgaaaggtaaataaaattgataaacttcttaggttaacaaagaaaaaaaagaaaggagacaaattactaatatcagaaatgaaagggaaCATCACCAGTAATGGCATAAAGATTTTttgtaaaaatcaaaatgaaatctggAGAGTAGAGAATTTGTTTTTGGTTAGCATTACTAAAAGTTATGATTTGACTTTTATATGAATTAGAGTACCTGCAGTTAAGACACATCGACTCAAACTCATTATACACACATTCTGCCacagataaagattttttttttaattgactttgaGCTACCAGGAAAATTTCCAAGGCAGTTCATCTTCATTTGACACATTTGATATGAAAACAATTATTCTATTGACAAACATTTATAACTGCTCTGACATTATCAGACGCTATTTGGGGATGCTCTTAGAACTAGGGTGAACTCATTCTGAGAGCAGGTTCAATGTGTGGAGAAAGTCTGTTTCCCATACCACCACCAAGAAACTCTCCAGACATCAAGAGTTCTACAATTCAGTTCAATTCTCACACTATTTACTAGGAGATGTCGTCAGATTCCAGAGGGTCAGGGCTTGGTCCTATACGActacctccctctgcccccacttcaGACACCAGTCACTAGCCCAGGCTGTTACCTGGGGCTCTGAACTAACTCTAAATCAGAGAGATTCCCATAACCTCCTCCTTGGATTTTGATTAACTtactagagcagctcacagaacgtggagaaacattttacttactatatttctgatttattaaaaaagatatgACTCAGAAACAGctagatggaagagatgcatagggcaaggtttATGGAAAGGCTGCAGGGCTCCTGGGACCTTTCCAAGAGGGCCACTGTTCCTGAACCCCTCAGGCGTTTACCAAATGCTGAATCCTATCCTTTGGAACTGGAAAATAGTGATTAACACATGGGAGAGCTTCTTAGATTATTTGGAAAGATAACGTTTAttaataaacacttttttaatAGGTAATTAAGAATATTAATAGATTCAAGTGACCTTGATGATGAAATACTTCTTGGATGGTAATTAAAAATTCCATTCaaactttattttcaattatattattaatataagtgctctgaaattttattaatattaataataacaagaaTTCTACGGACTATGTCAGAAATACCTGCTTTGATCAGATGCCCAAATTCTTTGATTAAAATGTGAAATGTATCATACTACTatgcctatatatttttttctactaagTGTGTGGGAGAAGAGGAGCatgtaattatttcatttagttttcttattgaaatgttggaaaataaaaatacatttgattgAGTCTGTATAAGGAAACACTAGAtacacaaaacaattaaaaataattatttctggaGTTGGGCTTCAGGGGTTTCAGTTTGGGTTTATTTGAATTTACACTGAAGATGgactttcaaaaatacaaaaatactgtaatattataatttaaaataaacatatatttttgtctCCCACCCAAGGTGCCTGGTTCACAGTTcccaaaacccttggaatttcctaagtgataagaacaGTGGAAGCAtcttacattatattatatagtttttttCCTCAGTTCGCTTCAGAGCCATAAAGGTGAAATGAGTGTCCTGTTTTAATAAGCCCCTTACAGCTGCAACTGAGTTTATG
Protein-coding regions in this window:
- the LOC122892235 gene encoding taste receptor type 2 member 10-like translates to MISIREGLLIFIAVSEAVLGVLGNGFIGLVNCVDYVKNKKFSMIGFILTGLATSRVFLILLIITDGLIKLFSPDMYYSGKLIDFISYSWIIINQSSIWFATSLSIFYFLKIANFSHHIFLWLKGRINRVLHLLMGSLFISWLFTFPQIARIINDNRMRSGNTTWDFNMPKSMFITKQILVNLGVILLFTLCLVTCFLLIVSLWRHNRRMQMKITGPRDPSTEAHVKAMKVLISFIFLFILYFIGIVIEIVCFNMPENRLLFIFGMTTAAIYPWGHSLILILGNSKLKRASLRALQRCKFCEAGTRLTAAQTRVGANGCSRRII